AGGGAATCTCAGAAAACGAGATAATGCTCCTTGGTTAAATGCCCTCTTAAACACAGCCGAATTGCCAGTGGTGGCTGCCGATTCTCAAATCTTATTAGAATCCATTGATGACTTATTTATCGCTCAAGGAAGGAAGGGCATTCGCATTGATTCTAAAACGATTAATCAGAAAAAAGTCAAAGCCTTTCTTAAAGACCCGGTGGCTTGGATTAAGAAACATCAACCCGACTATTTATTATTTAGTCCCAGTTGTGAAAGTGGGCTTGATGTAGCCATTACCAACTATTTTAGTCACTTTTTTGGCTTCTTCTTTGGGGTGATTGATGCCGATGCCATTACCCAAATTATTGCCCGTGTTAGAGATGCTAATCTCACTCGTTATTTATGGGTCATGCCCTATATTAAACAGGATAATCCTGATAATATTAATAGTCCCTTAGTCGAAAATCTCCAGTATCATTTGAACCAAAGATTAGTCTCTGACATTCATAATGTCATGAGTGGGTTAGCTGATGCCGAAAAATTAATCTCAGAGATTGTCACCGAGTTTAAAGACTCACAAAATACCCCTCAACATCAACTCGCTCAACGCATTCAAGCCATGAAAAACTATGAGAAGTCTAATCTCAGAGAATGTGTTTATTGGCTACTAGCAGAATTCGGCTATGATATTTCTCAAAGAGTGGCCCCGCTTGAGGATGCCCAAGTTAAAGCAACCGGTAAAAAAGTCTCTGAAACTAACAAGTTAAACAAACAAAGTAACAGTAAAGATATTGCCAATGCGTCTGATAAATACATTGGTCAACCGGAAACCCTGCTTAATTATGATGCCTCCTGGGAAGAACGATGTGCTTTAATGAAAGCGTGGATCGTCAATACCTTACCTGGAATTCATGAACAGGAAATTTGGTCCGGTGATTTTGTCTATCAGATCAAATACGAATATCCCAACCTGATTAATCAATTAGAGGATCGTTACTTACTCCATAACCTCGATAAGTGTAAAGAACGATCTCAACGCATTTACCATTCTCAGTTAGTTAAGGGACGTTTGGGTAATACTTTGACCCCTTGGAAACATAACCCCCGCTATCTACGCTTAAAGGTATTAGAAACCATTGGCTTAAAAGATTTTATCCATAATCATTACGATCTTGAATTTACCTCGGATTATGAACCCCTTCAGGCCATCTTGAAACAATGTCGTTATAAGAAACATTGGCAAGATTTAGGGAAAAAACCTGGATCTAATCCCATGAGGTATTTTAAATGGTTGTTAAACCAGATTGGTTACTCTCTCATCTCACGACGAATCAAGACGAAAGAGAAACGAGATAGCTATGTCTACAGAATTTGTTCAGTTCCCGATGCTAAGTGTGCTTATTTAATAGATCCCATTATGGCGGCCATTGCTACTCGTTATGAGCAAGACAAACCACGGTTAAATTGGGATGAAGGACGGGAACATATATTACAAATTGAAACTATGTTACAAGAAACGAGGGTGAATAATGCTCCGAAAATTTTCAACCATGATAATGCTGAAAATCCGCCACCCGAAAGGATTATGGATGGGCTTAAACCTCCCAACACTCTAGGAGAAGGTTTAACGGTTATCGCCCAGGAACTTGATACTACAAATAAGCCAAATTCTGGGAATGAGGATCATGTATCAGCGATTGTGTCAGCTTCAAACTCAGACAAGGGGGATCAACTATCGGATGTCCCTGAAAAACCAACTCAACCCCAAGCATCTGAAGATGAAGGGTTCCATTGGAAGGACATTATTAATGATATGAACCGTCATTTGAAGCGGATAGGATGGACTATAGAGAAGGGGAGAAACTATCTCAATTCTCGTTATGGGGTTAGATCCAGGCTACAGTTAACGGATGATCAACTGATAGAATTTTGGGACTTCTTGAAGATGGCTTAGTTGAGGTGGATTCAACTAATTTCTGTATAGCGTGGAATTCAAGCTGAATCTAACTGTACATCTAATTCTATTGTCTCTCTGTAGAATTATCAGCAAGCCAGTCATTAAGTTGCTGTTCACTAAGCTCACCAGCAGCTAAGGCCAACATAACCGTCACCACTTCCACTTCCGGCGCAATTAAATCAATCCCATTGACCTTGAGAAACACTGCCATGACTACGAAAGCCGTTCGCTTGTTGCCATCAACAAAAGGGTGGTTTTTGGCGACTCCCCAACCAATGGCCGCAGCTAACTCATACAGACTAACATCTTGTTGATAAGTGTAAAGGTGTTTGCTTCTGGCCAAGGCCGAAGATAATTTACCTTCATCCAAAATACCAGAAGCCCCACCAAACAAAGCAAGCTGCTGGCTATGAATCGCCCTAGCCATTCTTTCAGTAATCCAGATTGGTTCCCTCACTTAGCCAACTCTTTTAAAGCATTACGGTAATGGCGGGTGATTTCCCCTGCAGCTTCCATCACCTGTTCAAATTCAGGATCGTAAGCGGTTAACTCTATTCCATCGGGGGTTTCAGTCAGATAGAGGGTGTCTCCTTCATTGACTTGTAACTTATCAAGGATTTCTTTGGGAAAAGTCGTTCCGATGGAATTTCCAATCTTCCTGAGTTTTAACTTCATGATTTTCTTATTCGTGATGAGTAATTACAATTGTAACTACCAACTTTTCATAACTTATATAAAGCCAGGGAAAATTCCCCTGATTTAGCTAGGCTAGGATTTAGGAGACTCAAGATTAACTTATCAATCGAGCGTTAAATCAGTAGGGAAGTTTAAGAAATTTGGCTAGAGTTAGCTTTGAGATCAAACAGATGAGTTAGTAGCCAAATTTCTGACCTGGCTTTTACAAACTCAACCCATTATCTCGACTACGCTGTTGAGACTTTTGAACAAGTTTCTGCTTAAGCTGATTTAATCGTTGCTCAATTTCTGGGTCAATCTGAGCAATTAACTCTCTATCTTTTTCATTAAGATTACCTTGAATTCGTCCATCTTTTTTCTGGAGAATTAAACCTCGTTGACTAGCAGAATATAATTCTATTGTCTCATAGTCAGTAGAGGCTTTAATCATATAACGTGGCCGTTTCAATCGTCGCCATCCGTGTTGAGGTGGGATATTTAAGAACTGCATTAATTTAGTCAGGGACTCAATAGCTTTTACGTTATTCAAGTCCGCTAACCGTTGCTCAGATGAAGGGGTTTGTAAAGTTGTCTTTGAAGCATCGGGCTTATTTTGAGAGGGTTTTACCGTCTGTTTAGGAGTAGGAGAAACTGACGATTGTTTCTCAATCGGTTGCTTTTTAACTGCTTTCTTTTCTGTAGTTTCCTTCTGGTTTTTATCCCCTTTAAGACGTTCCGCTAATTCCTGTAATCGTTGTTGGTTTTCGTCAGAAAGTTGGTTAGATTTAGCCAGAGTGTCTAAGAGTTCTTTCAGTTTTTTATTAAGGTTAGCATCAGCTTCATTGAAAATAATTAATGGTTCAGCTATCTCTTTATCAAGATGATTATTAGGTTTCTTGACTTCAGCATTGGTCACAGCTTCAGACTCAGTAACTTCTGATAAGATTGTATCATTATCTGTCTCAATTTTTTCATCGGAAATTATTTTAGATTGAGAAACGGACTCAGGAATTGGATTAGTTAAATCCCTATTTTTTTTAGTTTCAATTTCTAAGTTTCGCTTAACTGATTGAGAAGCTTTCTGTTCTAAAGGCTTCAATTCTTCATCACTAATTTGGTTATAATTCTCAATTAACTTCTCATCCTTATCCCTTATTGGCTTCTTATTCGACGGAAATGATGAAACAGTAGTTACTGGTTTTTCTTGAGGTACATTAGTAACATTACTTGAAGAATCAACAACTGAAACTGAAGAGGGTTGAGTGGTAAAACTTGATACTTCTTTCCCATCTGCCCCTCTTTCTTTTGTTTTATATTTACCCTTAAGTAAAGCCTTTTGACGAGCGCGTAATAATTCTAAAGGATTCTTTTTCGCCCTCGATGCTTTAGCCAAGTCCAGTAAATTATCTTTATCCAAAGTATATAACTTTAAGTCAGACTTGACCCTAGAAACCGCTACATAAAAGCTTTCCTTGCCAACAGTATAATCAGCCGAAATTAACACTTGGTCTGCGGTTTTACCTTGGGATGAATAAGTCGTACTAACTAACCCATAATCTAAATGTTGGGGAACACTAAAATTAAAACTATCTTGTTGGCCATCCTTGTATTCAATGGTGGCTATTGTCCCTTCAATAGCTTTAACCGTAAATTCTTGACCGTTTCTGCGTCCTTGTTTTCTATCATTCTTAGTCCACTTTAATCTATCTCCTACTGCAATTTCAATCTCCGAACTCCCATAAACCGCTTTCTCAAATAAAGGATCGACTTTAACCCTGTTTCCTGTCGAATCTTTCAGAGTTAAACTATCAACATCTTTATCAATGATTTCATAAAGTTCCCCTTTGCTTAATTGACGTTGTTTGTAATTAAAAGCAGGACTGACTAAATCCCCGATTTCTAAATGATGGGTAAAGCGCATTTGTACCCTCGTTAAATCCTTACTTTTCAGTTGGGTAAGCTTGACCCCTTCTCCTAACTTTCCTTCCTCTTTTAATCCTTGACGAATAGTTTGAGTAATGGCCAACCGTTCCGCATTCGTTCCTGCCAAAATTAAGGTTTTTTCTCTATCCGCTTCAGGGATTTTCAAGTAATCATTAACAATCTGATTAATTTTCTCCTCTTCAGCCACTTCAATTAAACAATTAGCCTGATTAAGAATACCAAACCCTGCATCAATTTCCCCCTTAGAAATGAAATCCACGGCGGTTTGTAGTTCAGGGGTGCGCTGTCGTAGGGATTGATTCATTCGAGCAGTGGTCATTCCTGCTGCTTGTAAAGACTTGAACGGGTTTCCTGCTTCTACGGCGGATAATTGGCGCGTGTCTCCCACTAACAACACTCTGGCGTTTTCAGCTTTTGCCCGTTTTAATAATTCATAAGCTGCTTTGGCACTGAGTAACCCAGCTTCGTCAACGATCCAAATTTGGTTAGGTTCTACCTGTTTTGCTTGTTTGGAATACAGTAAACTAGCCACTGTATCGGCTTTAATGCCAACCTCAAATCCTAAAACCTTGGCCGCTTCAGCAGACGGGGCAAACCCTTTAACTGAGTAGCCATTTTTTTGACTCAAAGTAGTGAAATGATTTAACGCGTATGTTTTCCCGGCACCTGCTACCCCTTGCCATGCCATTACGGTGTCACGGCTACTTAACGCGGTGGTGATGGCTTCCTGTTGTCCCTCTGTTAGCGAGATGGGGGCTAAACCCTGATTAATCTTTGCTTCTGAGCAGATAGGACGTTCTTTATTTTTCCCTTCTAACATTAAACGAATGGTGGCCAGTTCTCGTTGTAAAGCAGCTTCGGTGGTATAGCGACGGTTAAGGTTGTCACTAACGTTAATTAATTGAGAATGCTGACCAATGGTTTTATCAAGGTTCTTTATATTAATGGGTTGACCATTTAATAAGATAAATTTTTCTACCTCTTCAAGCCGAAAGGCCACAGCCCTTTCTTCACAATGAGCGATGGCATCATTGACAATATTAGCCTTAATAGGGCTTGGTTGAGAGATAGCATTTTGGTCAATATTGCCTTGATTTGCCTGATAATCACTCCCCCTGCTCCTCTGCTCCCTCTGCTCCCTCTGCTCCCTCTGCTCCCTCTGCTTCCTCTGCTCCCTCTGCTCCCTCTGCTCCCCTAACCCTTCACCTTTTTTATCCAAACCAGTATTAGGATTAACAAATTTAACCCCTAATTCACTGGCTTCTCGTTGCCATTTCTGCTTCAACTCAGATGGGGATACCACTTCTTTTTTGACACGGGTATTGCCCCAAGCGATGTTACGCTCAACCACACTGGCATTTTCCCCGGCTTCGGCTAAAATCTGTTGTCGCCGTTTAGAAAAGAATTCCAGGTCTTTTTTCTCATAACCAGCAATTTCAAACTGTCCATGCTGTTTGGCTTCTACTTGATAACCCAGCTTCCTTAATTCCAAGGCTAAGTTATGTTGATAGACCATCCCTAATAATTTCTGTTGGCGGTAAATGGCATCGTTGTGGAGGCTGCGCCATTGGCCATCGTCTCGTTGGGTGACGTTCATGACCACACAATGGGTATGTAGATGGGGGTCTAAGTTTCTGGTTTCGATGTGGTCAAATTGAGCAACGGCTAACTTGCCGGTCTGAACCACTTGCCGGGGCTGTCCTTTCTTTAAAATGCGACTTTGAGCATAACGGGACTCCATCAAGGCTAGGGTTTGGTTGACAGCCTTGCGATGAGCTTCAATTAGTCGTTCGTCTCCACCGACTAAGGCTTGTAAACTGACACTTTTGGGGGCGTTAAAGGTACAGTCAATGGCGGCGCGGTGTTGATTGCCTTTGATTTTCCGCCCCATGAGACAGTGGTTGCCGTCGGGGGACTGGCCATCTAAGAGGTTATTGTAAGCGTCATGGTTTTTAATTTCTCCCGTCAAGTTGAGATTGGCTGCCCCTTCACCGAACCATCGGCCTTCCTCGTAGTAGCCTTTTTCAAAGTAGGTCTTAGCCAGTTCTGCATTAACGTTCTTAATGGTCAGCATTCCCTTCCTCTTCTACCAGTGGTTCAAGTTGAAGATCAGGGAGTGCCTTTAACTGAGTGATAAGACTTTCACTCAGTTCGGTTCGGATGCACCAGATGCTAATCTGTTTAAACCGGTTCACTTTGTTTTGATAAAAGAACCGATCTATTTCAGGCAAGGCTTTGATTAGTTCTACTGCTGATGAGTGGTAACGGGTAAATAACAAAGCCACCCAGTCAGTGAACTTCAACGGATAAATATAAACCACTTCTTTTCGTAAGCTTCCATCGAATAACAGACGGTCACTTATCTCCTTACACTCTATTTGTAATTGTCGTTTGGGCCAGCTTTTCTCTTCTACAATCATCAATCAATCAGTAATACGTTTGAAGTTATTTTGTCGTTAAATTTACGAATTAGTAAATTCTCATAGAGGGGGTGTTAGAATCTATTATAATGGTTTTGCCAAAACTTGGCGTAATGTGCAAAGTCATATGAAAAAAAGTAGGTTGCTCATAGCTAGTCAGTTTTTGAGAAAATTAGCTCATAAAGGAACTCGGTAGGTGAGCCGAATGGGGTCAGTTGGGGTCACTGAATAGAAAGACTGTAACTGTATTGAGCCTAGTATGAGCAAAAATAAAAGCTTTTTAGGGTATCTTGAGTCAGTTTTGAGCCAGCGAAACGGTCAAAAAATCGCTAGAATCAGATCATGGTGATATTAACTGATGTGAGGAGATGCCAGATTTAATACTTGCCCTGGATTTTGGAGCTAGTGCGACTAAGATCGCGTATCGAAGTGGGTCAACGGAAGGTTCATCGAAGTTTGAGGTGGTGATGATGCCTCCGGACATTGAACCCATTGACCGTGACAAATTAGAACGGTATCAGACGAGAGACACCATAGTTGTGACTCAAGTCCCTGAGATAGAAGAGATTTGGATTGAGACTAAGGATAAACTGTATGCAGTCGGTCACTTAGCACGATTGTTTGAGCCGGTGGATAAGATCAAAGATGTCAAATATGAAGTGGCTGCCTATAAAACCCTGGCTGCAATGGGTTATGTTCTGTCTACCCTGACTCAACAAAACCAGTTACCCAAGAAAAAGAATTATAAAATTGCCCTAGCGGTGGTGCTACCGTGGGAAGAGTTTCCTGATAAAGATCGTTTCAAGTCCTTTTTAGAATTGCTCCTGTCTAACTGGAAATATAGGGATAAAAAATGGGGCATTAAACTGGAATCTTTCTCAGTGCGTCAAGAAGGGTTCGGGTTATTTTACCTGTATCAAAAGAGTATGTTCAAACCATCGTTAGATCGTATGGCGATTTTGATGTTTGGGCATCGTAATATTTCGGCCCTATATTTTAAGGATAAAAAGCTTCATAGTGGCTCTTCCCCACTGCTAGGATTTCACCAAGTATTTGATCGTGTTGCTCAATCCATTTCTTGGTTAGATAGACAGACCATAGTTAACACCTTTGAAACCATCTGGCAGAATCATCGACAGGCTTTTTTTAAAACCACCTACATCGAGAAAAAGCCAGAAAATCAGCCCTTGCTCCAGCGATGGAGGATCAAAGTAGGAACCTATCACCATTATGTGGCTATTGAGATGAAGTTTCCTAATTGGGCTGCACTCAAACCGATTCAGGATTTAGCCAGAGCATCAGATCCCGACCTCAGACAAAGGGAAATTAATGACATTGCCCATGCCATCACTTTAGCCTTAGAGGAATATATTGAGTCGTTTCAAAAATGGTATAACTCAATGTTTCCTGAACCGCTTTCGACAATAGTAATTAGTGGAGGAGCGAGTTGGTTTATTCGCCCCTTACTATCTGAATGGTTCTCAGAAGGGATTGGTGTCGGCTTTAATCTTGGCTATAATAATTCGCTTCAAAGACTGTCTGAATATCAATCGGCTAAATCTCTTGATGAAGTAGGTTTATCTATTTATTTATCTAATTTTCCCGACTCTCTAAGTGACTGGGAAAAAAGAAGAAATTGGTTTCATGTCAGTCCAATTTACCGTCCTTATGAAGCTAACCCAAGGGGAATCGAGAAAGAGATTGTTAAAGAAAGACGGCTATATTTCACCATGTCCAAATATTCTCAAATTCCCAATCTTAATGCTTATGAATCTTTTTCTTTCTCTTATCAACGTAAGGCCGATGTGATTGGATTAGGGGCTTATCTCATGGATAAAACCTTAAAGACTTGAAGGACATAAACAGAAAAAAGGTTATTTAATTGATTGATGAAGCTGTTAACTGGAGTGAACATGGACAAAGGGAGAAAGAACTTTCATATTAGATTACAACCTGATAGCGAGAGTTTATTAGGGGAAGTCATCGACTATTTACAGACCTTAAAAAAAGAGGAGTTAAATAAGCGAGTGGGAGAGCTTTTAGTGGCTGCTTTTTTACCCCTAGCGAGGTATCA
The nucleotide sequence above comes from Crocosphaera subtropica ATCC 51142. Encoded proteins:
- the mobF gene encoding MobF family relaxase: MLTIKNVNAELAKTYFEKGYYEEGRWFGEGAANLNLTGEIKNHDAYNNLLDGQSPDGNHCLMGRKIKGNQHRAAIDCTFNAPKSVSLQALVGGDERLIEAHRKAVNQTLALMESRYAQSRILKKGQPRQVVQTGKLAVAQFDHIETRNLDPHLHTHCVVMNVTQRDDGQWRSLHNDAIYRQQKLLGMVYQHNLALELRKLGYQVEAKQHGQFEIAGYEKKDLEFFSKRRQQILAEAGENASVVERNIAWGNTRVKKEVVSPSELKQKWQREASELGVKFVNPNTGLDKKGEGLGEQREQREQRKQREQREQREQREQRSRGSDYQANQGNIDQNAISQPSPIKANIVNDAIAHCEERAVAFRLEEVEKFILLNGQPINIKNLDKTIGQHSQLINVSDNLNRRYTTEAALQRELATIRLMLEGKNKERPICSEAKINQGLAPISLTEGQQEAITTALSSRDTVMAWQGVAGAGKTYALNHFTTLSQKNGYSVKGFAPSAEAAKVLGFEVGIKADTVASLLYSKQAKQVEPNQIWIVDEAGLLSAKAAYELLKRAKAENARVLLVGDTRQLSAVEAGNPFKSLQAAGMTTARMNQSLRQRTPELQTAVDFISKGEIDAGFGILNQANCLIEVAEEEKINQIVNDYLKIPEADREKTLILAGTNAERLAITQTIRQGLKEEGKLGEGVKLTQLKSKDLTRVQMRFTHHLEIGDLVSPAFNYKQRQLSKGELYEIIDKDVDSLTLKDSTGNRVKVDPLFEKAVYGSSEIEIAVGDRLKWTKNDRKQGRRNGQEFTVKAIEGTIATIEYKDGQQDSFNFSVPQHLDYGLVSTTYSSQGKTADQVLISADYTVGKESFYVAVSRVKSDLKLYTLDKDNLLDLAKASRAKKNPLELLRARQKALLKGKYKTKERGADGKEVSSFTTQPSSVSVVDSSSNVTNVPQEKPVTTVSSFPSNKKPIRDKDEKLIENYNQISDEELKPLEQKASQSVKRNLEIETKKNRDLTNPIPESVSQSKIISDEKIETDNDTILSEVTESEAVTNAEVKKPNNHLDKEIAEPLIIFNEADANLNKKLKELLDTLAKSNQLSDENQQRLQELAERLKGDKNQKETTEKKAVKKQPIEKQSSVSPTPKQTVKPSQNKPDASKTTLQTPSSEQRLADLNNVKAIESLTKLMQFLNIPPQHGWRRLKRPRYMIKASTDYETIELYSASQRGLILQKKDGRIQGNLNEKDRELIAQIDPEIEQRLNQLKQKLVQKSQQRSRDNGLSL
- a CDS encoding type II toxin-antitoxin system death-on-curing family toxin produces the protein MREPIWITERMARAIHSQQLALFGGASGILDEGKLSSALARSKHLYTYQQDVSLYELAAAIGWGVAKNHPFVDGNKRTAFVVMAVFLKVNGIDLIAPEVEVVTVMLALAAGELSEQQLNDWLADNSTERQ
- a CDS encoding plasmid replication protein, CyRepA1 family, coding for MRNQLTPTNRFNPCPICTDHSGDCRISGDTMILCHGYIDSDSPLSGWKWTKTSSNGVWGVHIVDDGKEFNREQWERDKLLRQQRELDKLNFLGKNALPIGQRDQSYKRLSKYLGLGDRHRKDLQKRGLSDLQIDEIPFFSLDQYSPIPSGIPDNLPGIGTDYYSGNVKFCVSDPGYFCPSFDIKGKINGGQVRYETKNNKYRWLKGVFSSHLPNGELPITLVRGYKGTKGQEDSKDATQTNHPPDPTKNELEDPSTDSKVSNPLYLVEGILKPVIASKNLKIDVCGASGGHFKGSPKQFKEIIARYQTLILCPDAGDILNPQVMQRWLSQIEFIKSLELGHTLKILWWGQTIKNSSDLDEIHRERFRKANEISVDHFLEIANLEQYREKTQKAWQTTKHFTPDVTIDQTFINLPCPQDNTILCLKSGLGTGKTTDLIKHLNGYENENGEWINGQWFGEGAVNLGYRNTLLLQFCEKSGFLHIHHDSRFIDITKPYSRTAACVNSLLRHYTLESFDDKILILDEVVSIIKHLLFSGTIRQRSETIAMFMEAIKRAKTVVCLDGNLSDMYCQFMATCDPSKRLIKVENTYQGNKPELILLEGTINNKGNLRKRDNAPWLNALLNTAELPVVAADSQILLESIDDLFIAQGRKGIRIDSKTINQKKVKAFLKDPVAWIKKHQPDYLLFSPSCESGLDVAITNYFSHFFGFFFGVIDADAITQIIARVRDANLTRYLWVMPYIKQDNPDNINSPLVENLQYHLNQRLVSDIHNVMSGLADAEKLISEIVTEFKDSQNTPQHQLAQRIQAMKNYEKSNLRECVYWLLAEFGYDISQRVAPLEDAQVKATGKKVSETNKLNKQSNSKDIANASDKYIGQPETLLNYDASWEERCALMKAWIVNTLPGIHEQEIWSGDFVYQIKYEYPNLINQLEDRYLLHNLDKCKERSQRIYHSQLVKGRLGNTLTPWKHNPRYLRLKVLETIGLKDFIHNHYDLEFTSDYEPLQAILKQCRYKKHWQDLGKKPGSNPMRYFKWLLNQIGYSLISRRIKTKEKRDSYVYRICSVPDAKCAYLIDPIMAAIATRYEQDKPRLNWDEGREHILQIETMLQETRVNNAPKIFNHDNAENPPPERIMDGLKPPNTLGEGLTVIAQELDTTNKPNSGNEDHVSAIVSASNSDKGDQLSDVPEKPTQPQASEDEGFHWKDIINDMNRHLKRIGWTIEKGRNYLNSRYGVRSRLQLTDDQLIEFWDFLKMA
- a CDS encoding AbrB/MazE/SpoVT family DNA-binding domain-containing protein; this translates as MKLKLRKIGNSIGTTFPKEILDKLQVNEGDTLYLTETPDGIELTAYDPEFEQVMEAAGEITRHYRNALKELAK